A window of Malania oleifera isolate guangnan ecotype guangnan chromosome 5, ASM2987363v1, whole genome shotgun sequence contains these coding sequences:
- the LOC131155207 gene encoding uncharacterized protein LOC131155207, which translates to MANRSDLDIDDDFNEIYKEYTGPVGSAPANSQERVKTNKRSHAGSDEEEEPRDPNAVPTDFTSREAKVWEAKSKATERNWKKRKEEEMICKICGESGHFTQGCPSTLGANRKSQDFFERVPARDKHVKALFTEKVVHKIEKDIGCKIKIEEKFIIVSGKDRLVLAKGVDAVHKVIKEEGNKRGSSSSHAARSRSPERSPVGSRLGRSEPQRSFSSPQNTSQFQQRFSRHEKVVEDRVREDLLKLSRGSPQAYGNDGARGRSSRSKSPARGPYMGNDYNSYDNHNQTMGIYRTDGWDTERRGSDIQSGRKFEHSAFPQTLEELELEYKREAMELGRIRDKEEDEENYKHREAVREMQENYMKKLTILRGAQTKQWEEFLQLDAQRRQRARQQMPTAGFGGYKQPSYADYDGSPANPHYAAASLPMDPRGRYSNAIENYPSSRPHDAYSDFQRPRRDDFGKSYNRY; encoded by the exons ATGGCAAATAGGTCAGATCTAGACATCGATGATGACTTCAATGAAATTTATAAGGAATATACTGGTCCTGTGGGATCTGCACCTGCAAATTCACAAGAGAGagtgaaaacaaataaaagatcCCATGCAGGTTCAGATGAGGAAGAGGAACCTCGTGATCCAAATGCTGTTCCAACTGATTTCACTAGCAGAGAGGCTAAAGTTTGGGAGGCTAAGTCTAAAGCTACTGAGAGGAattggaagaaaagaaaagaagaggaaatgATCTGCAAAATATGTGGCGAGTCAGGCCACTTTACTCAG GGGTGCCCATCTACTCTTGGAGCAAATCGAAAGTCTCAGGATTTTTTTGAAAGAGTTCCTGCAAGAGACAAGCATGTCAAAGCCCTTTTTACTGAGAAGGTTGTTCACAAGATTGAAAAAGATATTGGCTGTAAAATTAAAATAGAGGAGAAGTTTATCATTGTGAGTGGCAAGGATAGGTTAGTCTTGGCCAAAGGCGTGGATGCTGTTCACAAAGTGATCAAGGAAGAAGGTAATAAAAGGGGATCATCTAGTTCCCATGCAGCTAGATCTAGGTCGCCTGAACGGAGCCCCGTTGGTTCACGGTTGGGACGCTCTGAACCCCAAAGGTCTTTTTCTAGTCCACAGAACACATCACAGTTCCAGCAGAGGTTCAGCAGGCATGAGAAAGTTGTGGAAGACCGTGTTCGTGAGGATCTGCTGAAATTATCAAGGGGTTCTCCACAAG CTTATGGTAATGATGGAGCTAGAGGTCGTTCAAGCCGTTCAAAGTCTCCAGCACGTGGTCCTTACATGGGTAACGACTATAATTCATATGATAATCATAATCAAACCATGGGGATCTACAGAACTGATGGATGGGATACCGAGAGACGAGGATCTGATATCCAATCTGGCCGTAAGTTTGAACACTCAGCCTTTCCCCAGACATTAGAAGAATTAGAGCTGGAATATAAGAGGGAGGCAATGGAACTTGGAAGAATTCGAGacaaggaagaagatgaagagaatTACAAGCACCGGGAG GCTGTCAGGGAAATGCAAGAAAATTATATGAAGAAATTGACTATTTTAAGGGGCGCTCAAACTAAACAGTGGGAAGAGTTTCTTCAGCTTGATGCCCAAAGGAGGCAACGAGCTCGCCAACAAATGCCCACTGCAGGGTTTGGTGGTTATAAACAGCCCAGTTATGCTGACTATGATGGTTCTCCGGCAAACCCTCACTATGCAGCGGCCAGTTTACCTATGGATCCAAGGGGCAGGTATTCAAATGCTATAGAAAATTATCCTTCATCAAGGCCTCATGATGCATACAGTGATTTCCAGCGGCCAAGGCGGGATGATTTTGGTAAATCTTACAATCGGTACTAA